One segment of Aquimarina sp. BL5 DNA contains the following:
- a CDS encoding bifunctional helix-turn-helix transcriptional regulator/GNAT family N-acetyltransferase: protein MTFFDTIGTMAIGSRLRMLSERITEDARQVYELYGVGLKPKWFPVFYVLSQNNEKSITAIAKEIGHSHPSVSKIVREMSQDGIISEQKDKNDGRKNNIKLTSKGKSLALKMENQCFDVKSAVDDILVQTKHNMWNAIGEFEFLLDEKSLLKRVIEQKKKRESYNVEIIPYEEKYRQTFRQLNEEWINHYFKMEETDRKALEHPKEYILDKGGYILIALYKNKAVGVCALIKMQESKYDFELAKMAVSSEAKGKGIGWILGKAIIEKSRFLNAKKIYLESNTVLAPAINLYQKLGFKRVVGHPTPYERCNIQMELKLD, encoded by the coding sequence ATGACTTTTTTTGATACTATAGGTACAATGGCAATTGGCAGCAGGTTAAGGATGTTAAGTGAACGAATAACAGAAGATGCGAGACAAGTATATGAATTGTATGGAGTTGGTTTAAAACCAAAATGGTTTCCTGTGTTTTATGTTTTGTCACAAAATAATGAAAAATCAATTACAGCGATTGCTAAAGAAATAGGGCATTCTCATCCTTCTGTTAGCAAAATAGTTAGAGAAATGTCTCAGGATGGAATTATTTCTGAACAGAAAGATAAAAATGATGGTAGAAAAAATAATATAAAGCTTACTTCTAAAGGAAAGAGTCTGGCGTTAAAAATGGAGAATCAATGCTTTGATGTAAAGAGTGCTGTAGATGATATTTTAGTGCAAACAAAACATAATATGTGGAATGCCATCGGAGAGTTTGAATTTTTATTAGATGAAAAGTCTTTACTAAAAAGAGTTATTGAGCAGAAGAAAAAACGAGAATCTTATAACGTTGAAATCATACCTTATGAAGAAAAATATCGACAAACATTTAGACAGCTAAATGAAGAATGGATAAATCATTATTTCAAGATGGAGGAGACTGACCGAAAAGCACTAGAACATCCTAAAGAGTATATATTGGATAAAGGAGGTTATATTTTAATTGCTTTGTATAAAAATAAGGCTGTTGGAGTGTGTGCATTGATAAAAATGCAAGAGTCCAAATATGATTTTGAATTAGCAAAGATGGCTGTCTCTTCTGAAGCTAAAGGAAAAGGGATAGGCTGGATTTTAGGGAAAGCAATTATTGAAAAATCAAGGTTCTTAAATGCAAAGAAAATTTATCTGGAGAGTAATACTGTATTAGCTCCTGCGATCAATCTGTATCAAAAATTAGGATTCAAAAGGGTTGTTGGTCATCCTACTCCATATGAACGCTGTAATATTCAGATGGAACTTAAGCTTGATTAA
- a CDS encoding DUF6252 family protein: MIKKITPLLAVVCLIFNSCTDDVEFNTPGLQATIDGKLFRPDIRKAIIHDDGTLVIVGNTGTESINFSTSSTDIGTYRLEQQAINKVSFEEDDVKFISEDGVSNGQIVITEIYNNSVSGNFYFEDLKGSNGRSMSFKNGWFYRLPIENFVPQPEEEEEDPEIIINVEEEEEDPEINPCLLNASLTAMINGNPMITDDHDAIPFGVNNPSIFIKASNDDEEIEIVFPINVTVGTHSLTGSGDYSATYSLYNDKASAVSGRLTITFHDTETKCISGSFEFTTTSGIVVTEGLFEYGY; encoded by the coding sequence ATGATTAAAAAAATTACCCCACTATTGGCAGTAGTCTGCCTAATTTTTAATTCTTGTACAGACGATGTGGAATTTAACACACCAGGATTACAGGCTACAATCGACGGAAAATTATTCAGACCTGATATCAGAAAAGCTATTATTCACGATGATGGTACATTAGTCATCGTCGGAAACACTGGCACAGAATCAATAAATTTTTCCACTTCTTCTACTGACATTGGAACTTATAGACTAGAACAACAAGCTATTAACAAAGTTAGTTTCGAAGAGGATGATGTAAAATTTATCTCAGAAGACGGAGTAAGTAACGGACAGATAGTTATTACAGAAATTTATAATAATAGTGTTTCCGGTAATTTCTATTTTGAAGACTTAAAAGGTAGTAATGGAAGATCTATGAGCTTCAAGAACGGATGGTTTTATAGATTACCTATAGAAAATTTTGTTCCTCAACCAGAAGAGGAAGAAGAAGATCCTGAAATTATTATAAACGTTGAAGAGGAAGAAGAAGATCCTGAAATAAACCCATGTCTTCTTAATGCATCTCTAACTGCTATGATTAATGGCAACCCAATGATTACAGATGATCACGACGCAATTCCATTTGGAGTAAACAACCCTTCTATTTTTATCAAAGCAAGTAACGATGATGAAGAAATAGAGATTGTTTTCCCTATAAATGTTACTGTTGGAACACATTCCCTAACGGGGTCTGGAGATTATAGTGCTACTTATAGTTTATATAATGACAAGGCATCTGCAGTATCAGGAAGACTTACAATAACTTTTCACGATACTGAAACCAAATGTATTAGTGGTAGCTTTGAATTTACCACAACAAGCGGAATAGTTGTCACCGAAGGATTATTTGAATACGGATATTAA
- the rimM gene encoding ribosome maturation factor RimM (Essential for efficient processing of 16S rRNA) produces the protein MKKEDCFYLGKIVSKFSFKGEVLIKLDTDEPESYVKMESVFINYNKNLVPFFIEKSSLHKSDLLRVKFEDVDSEEDADDLMKAEIYLPIDLLPKLEGNKFYFHEVIGFKIIDNSFGEVGVIKHINDSTAQALFEIDRNGIEILIPMNDEFIDKVDRDTKTVFVNTPEGLIDLYL, from the coding sequence ATGAAGAAAGAAGATTGCTTCTATCTAGGCAAAATCGTAAGCAAATTTAGTTTTAAGGGCGAAGTGTTGATAAAACTTGACACTGACGAACCTGAAAGTTATGTGAAAATGGAATCAGTTTTTATTAATTATAATAAAAATTTGGTTCCATTTTTTATTGAAAAAAGTTCACTTCATAAAAGTGATTTGCTTCGCGTGAAATTTGAAGACGTAGATTCAGAAGAAGATGCGGATGATCTGATGAAAGCAGAAATATATCTGCCCATCGATCTTTTACCTAAACTTGAAGGAAATAAATTCTATTTTCATGAAGTGATAGGTTTTAAAATTATAGACAATAGTTTTGGAGAGGTAGGTGTCATTAAACATATTAATGATAGTACAGCACAGGCGCTTTTTGAGATTGATCGTAATGGTATTGAGATTTTAATACCGATGAATGATGAATTTATAGATAAGGTGGATAGAGATACTAAGACCGTTTTTGTAAATACTCCAGAAGGATTGATAGATCTTTACCTTTAG
- a CDS encoding 30S ribosomal protein S16, which yields MSVKIRLQRHGKKGKPFYWIVAADARAKRDGKFLEKIGTYNPNTNPATIDLNVDGAVKWLQNGAQPTDTARAILSYKGAMLKNHLTGGVRKGALTEEQAEEKFNAWVQEKEGSVGAKKDSLAKAEADAKAKALAAEKEVNAKREADAAEAEAAAKAEEAAANATEAEATEEASNEEE from the coding sequence ATGTCTGTTAAAATAAGATTACAGAGACACGGTAAAAAAGGAAAACCTTTTTACTGGATCGTAGCAGCGGATGCTAGAGCAAAAAGAGATGGTAAGTTTTTAGAAAAAATCGGTACGTACAATCCAAACACTAACCCAGCGACTATAGACTTAAATGTTGATGGTGCCGTAAAATGGTTACAAAATGGAGCGCAGCCTACTGATACAGCTAGAGCTATCCTTTCTTATAAAGGAGCGATGCTAAAAAATCACCTTACTGGAGGTGTAAGAAAAGGTGCTTTGACTGAAGAACAAGCTGAAGAAAAATTCAATGCTTGGGTTCAGGAAAAAGAAGGATCTGTTGGTGCTAAGAAAGATTCTTTAGCTAAAGCAGAAGCTGATGCTAAAGCAAAAGCACTTGCTGCAGAAAAAGAAGTGAATGCTAAGCGTGAAGCTGATGCTGCGGAAGCAGAAGCAGCTGCTAAAGCAGAAGAAGCTGCCGCTAATGCTACAGAAGCAGAAGCAACTGAAGAAGCTAGCAACGAGGAAGAATAG
- a CDS encoding tRNA1(Val) (adenine(37)-N6)-methyltransferase has translation MSKPFQFKQFTIHQDRCAMKIGTDGVLLGSWVPLSNEINSILDIGTGTGVIALMMAQRSYVDTIDAIEIDDDAYEQAVENFEASDWGDRLFCYHASFQEFFQEIDDEYDLLISNPPFYTDDYKTADASRDAARFEDSLPFEHLFVGASHLLSENGRFAVILPYKEENNAIDIAKRVGLYPQKITRVKGNPSSEIKRSMLLFGFDQSDFESEELIIEKTRLQYTKEYIELTKEFYLKM, from the coding sequence ATGTCTAAACCATTCCAGTTTAAGCAATTTACAATACACCAGGACCGTTGTGCTATGAAGATAGGCACAGATGGGGTCTTGCTAGGTTCTTGGGTTCCGTTATCCAATGAGATAAATTCAATTCTGGATATAGGTACGGGAACAGGAGTTATAGCATTGATGATGGCTCAGCGATCTTATGTAGATACTATAGATGCTATAGAAATTGATGATGATGCGTATGAGCAAGCGGTAGAAAATTTTGAAGCCTCGGATTGGGGAGATCGATTGTTTTGCTACCACGCTTCTTTTCAGGAATTTTTCCAGGAGATAGATGACGAATATGACTTACTAATTAGTAATCCTCCGTTTTATACAGATGATTACAAAACAGCTGATGCAAGTCGTGATGCAGCTAGGTTTGAAGATTCGCTACCTTTTGAACACCTTTTTGTAGGAGCCTCTCATTTACTATCAGAAAATGGAAGATTTGCGGTTATACTCCCTTATAAAGAAGAAAATAATGCTATAGATATCGCAAAAAGAGTAGGATTATATCCTCAAAAAATTACCAGAGTTAAGGGAAATCCTTCTTCAGAAATTAAAAGAAGTATGTTATTATTCGGATTTGATCAATCCGATTTTGAATCAGAAGAATTGATTATAGAAAAAACTAGGCTTCAATATACGAAAGAGTATATCGAATTGACAAAGGAGTTTTACCTTAAGATGTAA
- a CDS encoding acyl-CoA dehydrogenase family protein, whose product MKPDLFEAPDYYNLDELLTDEHKLVRDAARSWVKRDVSPIIEEYAQRAEFPNQIIKGLAEIGAFGPYIPEKYGGAGLDQISYGLIMQEIERGDSGVRSTASVQSSLVMYPIWKYGTEEQRNKYLPKLASGEFMGCFGLTEPDHGSNPGGMTTNFKDKGDHYLLNGAKLWISNAPFADIAVVWAKNEEGRIHGLVVERGMEGFSTPETHNKWSLRASATGELIFDNVKVPKENLLPGKSGLGAPLGCLDSARFGIAWGAIGAAMDCYDTALRYSKERIQFDKPIGGTQLQQKKLAEMITEITKAQLLAWRLGVLREEGKATTAQISMAKRNNVDMAIKIAREARQILGGMGITGEYSIMRHMMNLESVITYEGTHDIHLLITGMDITGIAAFK is encoded by the coding sequence ATGAAGCCTGATCTTTTTGAAGCACCAGATTATTATAATTTAGATGAACTCTTAACAGATGAGCATAAGTTAGTTCGCGATGCTGCTCGCAGTTGGGTAAAACGAGATGTGTCTCCTATTATTGAAGAATATGCCCAACGCGCAGAGTTTCCAAATCAAATTATTAAAGGATTAGCAGAGATAGGAGCTTTTGGTCCTTATATTCCAGAAAAGTACGGTGGAGCTGGATTAGATCAGATTAGCTATGGATTGATCATGCAGGAAATAGAAAGGGGGGATTCTGGAGTTCGTTCTACGGCTTCGGTACAATCTTCGTTGGTTATGTATCCAATCTGGAAATACGGTACAGAAGAACAACGAAATAAATACCTTCCTAAGCTAGCATCAGGAGAGTTTATGGGATGTTTTGGGTTAACTGAACCTGATCACGGATCAAACCCTGGTGGGATGACTACCAATTTTAAAGATAAAGGAGATCACTATTTGCTTAACGGCGCTAAGTTATGGATATCCAATGCCCCTTTTGCTGATATAGCAGTGGTTTGGGCAAAAAATGAAGAAGGAAGAATTCATGGACTTGTTGTAGAACGAGGTATGGAAGGATTCTCCACACCGGAGACTCATAATAAATGGTCACTCCGTGCTTCGGCAACAGGAGAGCTTATTTTTGATAATGTAAAAGTACCTAAAGAAAATCTTTTGCCAGGGAAAAGTGGATTGGGAGCTCCTTTAGGTTGTTTGGATTCTGCTCGTTTTGGAATCGCCTGGGGTGCAATTGGAGCAGCAATGGATTGTTATGATACAGCTTTGCGCTATTCTAAAGAACGAATTCAGTTTGATAAACCCATTGGAGGAACACAACTTCAGCAAAAGAAGCTAGCAGAAATGATTACCGAGATTACCAAAGCACAATTACTTGCTTGGCGATTAGGAGTTTTGAGAGAAGAAGGAAAGGCTACTACAGCACAAATCTCTATGGCAAAACGTAATAATGTAGATATGGCGATAAAAATTGCTAGAGAAGCTAGACAAATTCTAGGAGGAATGGGAATTACTGGAGAGTATAGTATTATGAGGCATATGATGAATCTAGAAAGTGTGATTACTTATGAAGGAACCCATGATATTCATTTATTGATTACAGGAATGGATATTACAGGAATTGCCGCTTTTAAATAA
- the dnaE gene encoding DNA polymerase III subunit alpha, which translates to MYLIFDTETTGLPKRWDAPISDTDNWPRCIQIAWQLHDEMGNCVEHEDYLVKPEGFNIPYDAEKIHGISTALADQDGITLTEVLEKFNIALSKTKFVVGQNVGFDINIMSSEFYRLGIDNQLQELPVLDTCTETTASLCQIPGGRGGKFKLPTLTELHEYLFGTAFGEAHNATADVEATTRCFLELIRKQIFTQEELDVQPDYFQDFKEKNPAPIQLIGLKHINLKKASQKIQEALDQQGSSNISQQEIKKNIAALDSVNFAHLHNHTQFSVLQSTTSIPDLVKETAKHKMTAVAMTDHANMMGAFHFVSAVTNHNKSVKAANEEALENGEEPTGVEIKPIVGCEFFVCENHKDKSRKDNGYQIVLLAKNKNGYHNLAKMSSIGFVDGFYYLPRIDKEVIKQYKEDIIVLTGNLYGEVPSKVLNIGEKQAEEALLWWHQEFGDDLYIEIMRHNQEDENRVNQVLINFSKKHNIKTIASNNTYYCEKEDANAHDILLCVKDGEKQATPIGRGRGYRYGLPNQEYYFKSSEEMKNLFKDLPEAIINIQEVVDKIEPFVLARDVLLPAFDIPEEFQSEEDKVDGGKRGENAYLRHITYEGAKIRYGEITPSIDERLDFELKVIEKTGYPGYFLIVEDFIRAARDMGVSVGPGRGSAAGSAVAYCLWITNLDPIKYDLLFERFLNPDRVSMPDIDIDFDDEGRGRVMDYVIEKYGSNQVAQIITYGTMAAKSSIRDTARVLDLPLGDADRIAKLIPNMSKLGKIFGVDEATLKKKFRSDELEKVNELLNIAEGSDLEAETLNQARILEGSVRNTGIHACGVIITPDDITKFVPVALAKDSDMYCTQFDNSVVEDAGLLKMDFLGLKTLTLIKDTVKIVKAKHDVDLDPENFPLDDEETYALFQRGETVGVFQYESPGMQKYMKELKPTVFADLIAMNALYRPGPLEYIPSFINRKHGTEEIIYDLEACEEYLKETYGITVYQEQVMLLSQKLADFTKGEADVLRKAMGKKQKAVLDKMKPKFISQASAKGHAEESLEKIWKDWEAFAAYAFNKSHSTCYAWIAYQTAYLKAHYPAEYMAAVLSNNMNDIKQVTFFMEECKRMKLDVLGPDVNESYRKFSVNKNGAVRFGMGAIKGVGTGAVATIVENRKEDGHYKSIFDMAKRIDLRAANKKAFESLALAGGFDSFSETHRGQYFHQDGDGVTFLEKAMKYGSKYQENENSSQVSLFGEASDVQIPEPVVPPCEEWGTMEKLAREKEVVGIYLSGHPLDDFKYEMKYFCNGSLLNFADLENNLNREISFGGVITGVEHRTSKNGKGWAIFSIEDYNTAHEFRIFGEDYLKHRPFLVQSTFVYAKAFIKEGWVNRDTGKKGDPRIQFNSFQLLHDVMETYARKLTIQLDINDLSDKRIDGLKELLTEHSGNHTLNFVIFEMAEKLKLHMPSRKQKVNISPELLTALENDSVYYKLN; encoded by the coding sequence ATGTACTTAATTTTTGACACCGAAACAACAGGTTTACCTAAACGTTGGGATGCTCCAATAAGCGACACAGACAACTGGCCAAGATGTATCCAAATCGCTTGGCAGTTACACGATGAAATGGGGAACTGTGTAGAGCACGAGGATTATTTGGTAAAACCCGAAGGGTTTAACATTCCTTATGATGCAGAAAAAATTCACGGAATTTCTACCGCATTAGCAGATCAGGATGGTATTACATTAACAGAAGTTTTAGAGAAATTCAATATTGCGCTTTCCAAAACCAAATTCGTTGTAGGTCAGAACGTAGGGTTTGATATTAACATTATGAGCTCTGAGTTTTACAGGCTTGGTATTGATAATCAGCTGCAGGAACTGCCTGTTCTAGATACCTGTACAGAAACTACGGCTAGTTTATGTCAGATTCCCGGTGGTCGTGGAGGAAAATTTAAACTCCCTACATTAACCGAACTGCACGAATATCTTTTTGGAACAGCATTTGGCGAAGCACATAATGCCACTGCGGATGTAGAAGCTACTACCCGATGTTTTTTGGAATTGATCCGTAAACAAATTTTCACACAGGAAGAACTAGATGTTCAACCAGATTATTTCCAAGATTTTAAAGAAAAAAATCCAGCACCTATACAATTAATAGGTCTAAAGCATATAAATCTTAAAAAGGCCTCACAAAAAATCCAAGAGGCTTTGGATCAACAAGGCAGCTCTAATATTTCTCAGCAAGAGATCAAAAAAAATATTGCCGCCCTTGATTCAGTTAACTTTGCACATCTTCACAATCATACTCAATTTTCGGTTTTGCAATCCACTACGAGTATTCCTGATTTGGTAAAAGAAACAGCTAAACACAAAATGACAGCTGTTGCTATGACGGATCATGCAAATATGATGGGGGCTTTTCATTTCGTATCGGCAGTTACTAATCATAACAAAAGTGTAAAAGCAGCTAATGAAGAAGCTCTAGAAAATGGAGAGGAACCTACAGGAGTAGAAATAAAACCAATTGTTGGTTGTGAATTTTTTGTTTGTGAAAATCATAAAGACAAATCCAGAAAAGACAACGGTTATCAAATCGTACTGCTCGCTAAAAACAAAAATGGATATCATAATCTAGCAAAAATGTCTTCTATCGGTTTTGTTGATGGGTTCTATTACCTGCCTAGAATTGATAAAGAGGTGATTAAACAATATAAGGAAGACATTATAGTGCTTACTGGAAATCTTTATGGTGAAGTTCCAAGCAAAGTATTAAATATAGGAGAAAAACAAGCTGAAGAAGCATTGCTCTGGTGGCATCAGGAATTTGGTGATGACCTGTATATAGAAATTATGCGTCACAACCAAGAAGATGAAAATCGTGTAAATCAGGTCTTAATTAATTTCTCTAAAAAACATAATATTAAAACCATCGCTTCTAATAACACGTATTATTGTGAAAAAGAAGATGCCAACGCCCATGATATTCTTTTATGTGTAAAAGATGGAGAAAAACAAGCTACACCAATAGGACGCGGAAGAGGGTATCGATACGGTTTACCTAATCAAGAATACTATTTTAAGTCGTCTGAGGAGATGAAAAATCTATTCAAAGATCTTCCAGAAGCGATTATTAATATTCAGGAGGTTGTTGATAAAATAGAACCTTTTGTACTAGCCAGAGATGTATTATTACCAGCCTTTGATATTCCCGAAGAGTTTCAATCCGAGGAAGACAAAGTTGATGGTGGTAAAAGAGGAGAAAATGCTTACCTAAGACATATTACTTATGAAGGCGCCAAAATACGATACGGAGAAATTACTCCTTCTATTGATGAACGACTTGATTTTGAATTAAAAGTAATCGAAAAAACGGGATATCCAGGATATTTCTTGATTGTAGAAGATTTTATACGAGCAGCAAGAGATATGGGAGTTTCAGTAGGTCCTGGACGTGGATCCGCAGCAGGGTCGGCAGTTGCCTATTGCTTATGGATTACCAATCTTGACCCTATAAAGTATGATTTACTTTTTGAGAGATTCTTAAATCCAGATCGTGTGAGTATGCCCGATATTGATATTGATTTTGATGATGAGGGACGTGGACGTGTAATGGATTACGTAATTGAAAAATATGGATCAAATCAGGTAGCACAGATCATTACATATGGTACTATGGCAGCAAAATCTTCTATACGAGATACTGCGCGAGTTTTAGATCTACCACTTGGTGATGCGGATAGAATAGCCAAGTTAATTCCTAATATGTCTAAATTAGGAAAGATATTTGGTGTAGATGAAGCTACTTTAAAGAAGAAATTTAGAAGCGATGAATTAGAAAAAGTAAACGAGCTACTCAATATTGCCGAAGGAAGTGATCTGGAAGCAGAAACACTAAATCAGGCAAGAATATTAGAAGGCTCTGTTAGAAATACAGGAATTCACGCTTGTGGTGTAATTATTACGCCAGATGATATTACCAAATTCGTCCCGGTTGCTTTAGCCAAGGACTCGGATATGTACTGTACACAGTTTGACAACTCTGTTGTGGAAGATGCAGGACTACTAAAAATGGATTTCCTGGGATTAAAGACATTAACTTTAATCAAAGACACCGTAAAAATTGTAAAAGCTAAACATGATGTAGATCTTGATCCAGAGAATTTTCCACTAGATGACGAAGAAACCTATGCATTGTTCCAGAGAGGAGAAACGGTAGGAGTTTTCCAATATGAATCTCCTGGGATGCAAAAATATATGAAGGAATTAAAACCTACTGTTTTTGCAGATCTTATCGCGATGAATGCTTTGTATCGTCCTGGTCCTTTAGAATATATTCCAAGTTTTATTAACAGAAAACACGGAACCGAAGAAATTATTTATGATCTTGAAGCTTGTGAAGAATATCTAAAAGAGACTTATGGAATCACGGTATACCAGGAGCAAGTAATGCTATTATCACAGAAACTTGCAGATTTTACTAAAGGTGAAGCGGATGTACTTCGTAAAGCGATGGGTAAAAAGCAAAAAGCCGTTTTGGACAAAATGAAGCCAAAATTTATTTCACAAGCTTCGGCCAAAGGGCATGCAGAAGAAAGTCTGGAAAAAATATGGAAAGACTGGGAAGCTTTTGCAGCTTATGCCTTCAACAAATCTCACTCTACTTGTTATGCTTGGATAGCCTATCAGACCGCATACCTAAAAGCACATTATCCTGCGGAATACATGGCTGCGGTGCTTTCTAATAATATGAATGATATCAAACAGGTTACTTTCTTTATGGAAGAATGTAAACGTATGAAATTAGATGTATTAGGCCCTGATGTTAACGAATCCTATAGAAAATTCTCTGTAAACAAGAATGGTGCGGTTCGATTTGGGATGGGAGCTATCAAAGGTGTTGGTACCGGAGCTGTTGCAACCATCGTAGAAAACAGAAAGGAAGATGGACACTATAAATCTATTTTTGATATGGCAAAACGTATTGATTTACGAGCCGCCAATAAAAAAGCATTTGAAAGTTTAGCACTAGCCGGTGGTTTTGATTCTTTTTCCGAAACACATAGAGGTCAATACTTTCATCAAGATGGAGATGGGGTTACATTTCTTGAGAAAGCGATGAAATATGGATCAAAGTATCAGGAAAATGAAAATTCCTCTCAAGTAAGTTTGTTCGGGGAGGCCAGTGATGTCCAGATTCCTGAGCCTGTAGTCCCTCCCTGCGAGGAATGGGGAACTATGGAAAAACTAGCCCGAGAAAAAGAAGTAGTTGGTATTTATCTTTCAGGCCATCCATTAGATGATTTTAAATATGAAATGAAATATTTCTGCAACGGATCACTTCTTAATTTTGCAGACTTAGAAAACAACTTAAATAGAGAAATCTCATTTGGAGGTGTAATCACTGGTGTAGAACATCGCACCTCTAAAAATGGAAAAGGATGGGCTATTTTTAGTATAGAAGACTATAATACTGCACACGAATTTAGAATTTTTGGAGAAGACTATTTGAAACATAGACCTTTCTTGGTACAAAGTACATTTGTATACGCCAAAGCCTTTATAAAAGAAGGGTGGGTAAATAGAGATACCGGAAAAAAAGGTGACCCAAGAATACAGTTCAATAGCTTTCAATTACTACACGATGTGATGGAGACCTACGCCAGAAAGTTAACTATTCAGTTAGATATTAATGACCTTTCTGATAAGAGAATTGACGGACTTAAAGAATTATTAACAGAGCATTCAGGGAATCACACCTTAAACTTTGTAATATTTGAAATGGCTGAAAAATTAAAATTACATATGCCTAGTAGAAAACAGAAAGTTAATATTTCTCCAGAATTATTGACCGCCCTTGAAAATGATTCTGTGTATTACAAATTGAATTAA
- a CDS encoding aminotransferase class V-fold PLP-dependent enzyme: protein MNILEQMRLELSEKKLFDQARNFAFNYIDRIEDMDVFPSEENIKKLDLFDEPLKEKSCSATEIINQLHNFGSSGTIAQTGGRYFGFVNGGAVPVSLGVKWLSDVWDQCGGLYLTSPINAKLEQICEQWLKTIFKLPKETVAGFVSGTSMANLSGLAAARFRLLKNLGWDINLKGLNGSPKIKIIAHEQIHASIKKTLAMLGFGHENITWIPSDNQGRFNTEALPELDDHSLIILQAGNANTGSFDDFNIICDIANKAGSWVHIDGAFGLWAAASKSLSYLTNGIEKASSWAVDGHKTLNTPYDSGVILCKDSEALLSALQATGEYIIYSEQRDPLLYTPELSKRSRGIELWATIKYLGKTGIDTMVTTFHIRAKQLEKGLQTIGFKILNDVVFNQVLVACKNDQQTNLVLNFIQTSGQCWCGGSTWQGKVVIRISICSWMTSEKDIEQTIEVFAKAKNLSENRPAV from the coding sequence ATGAATATACTTGAGCAAATGCGTCTAGAACTATCAGAAAAGAAACTTTTTGACCAAGCCCGTAATTTTGCATTTAATTATATTGATAGGATTGAGGATATGGATGTTTTTCCATCAGAAGAAAACATAAAAAAATTAGACTTATTTGACGAACCACTTAAAGAAAAATCCTGCTCAGCCACAGAAATTATTAACCAATTACATAATTTTGGTTCTTCTGGAACTATTGCCCAAACCGGAGGCAGATATTTTGGTTTTGTAAATGGAGGTGCAGTCCCAGTATCATTAGGTGTAAAATGGTTGTCTGATGTTTGGGATCAATGCGGAGGATTATATCTTACTTCTCCTATTAATGCAAAATTAGAACAAATCTGTGAACAATGGCTTAAAACCATTTTTAAATTACCAAAAGAAACGGTCGCAGGCTTTGTTAGTGGAACATCTATGGCAAATCTATCTGGGCTTGCCGCTGCTAGATTTAGGTTGCTCAAGAATTTAGGATGGGATATCAATTTAAAAGGATTAAATGGTTCTCCAAAAATTAAAATTATTGCACACGAACAGATCCACGCAAGTATTAAGAAGACATTAGCGATGCTAGGTTTTGGTCACGAAAACATCACGTGGATTCCATCTGACAACCAAGGAAGATTTAATACAGAAGCATTACCTGAATTAGATGATCATTCTCTTATAATTTTACAAGCTGGAAATGCTAACACAGGATCTTTTGATGATTTCAATATCATATGCGACATTGCTAATAAAGCCGGTTCCTGGGTACATATTGATGGTGCCTTTGGACTTTGGGCCGCTGCTTCAAAATCACTTTCTTATCTCACAAATGGAATTGAAAAGGCTTCATCTTGGGCGGTTGATGGTCATAAAACATTAAATACACCTTATGATTCTGGGGTAATATTATGCAAAGATTCTGAAGCGCTTTTATCCGCTCTGCAAGCTACAGGAGAATATATTATCTATAGTGAACAACGAGATCCACTATTGTACACTCCAGAATTATCAAAACGCTCCAGAGGTATTGAACTATGGGCAACAATTAAGTATCTTGGAAAAACAGGAATTGATACAATGGTTACTACATTCCATATAAGAGCAAAACAACTCGAAAAAGGATTACAAACCATCGGTTTTAAAATACTTAATGATGTTGTTTTCAATCAGGTATTAGTAGCTTGTAAAAATGATCAACAAACAAATTTGGTTTTAAACTTTATACAAACATCTGGTCAATGTTGGTGCGGAGGATCTACTTGGCAAGGAAAAGTAGTAATCCGTATTAGTATCTGCTCTTGGATGACAAGTGAGAAAGACATCGAACAAACCATCGAAGTATTTGCTAAAGCCAAAAACCTATCCGAGAACAGACCTGCGGTTTAA